The following coding sequences are from one Ignavibacteria bacterium window:
- a CDS encoding RluA family pseudouridine synthase, with protein MTNLISEKNYRFEVPPGKRKERIDVYLTNLIENATRSKVQKLLDAGLVLVNGSAVKQNYKVAPGDLVMVTIPISPRPENAMPEEIPLDIIYEDDYLIIVNKPAGMVAHPAYANYTGTLVNALLHHSQKLSSVNDAGRPGIVHRIDKDTSGILVVAKDDVTHAKLASQFSKHTIEREYWAVCWGHLKESQGVIEKNIARSKSDRKKYAVSETEGKTAITYYTVLEEFEFASLIKLNLKTGRTHQIRVHMASINHPIFGDVTYGGNKIVYGYALPKMKSRIDNLLEIMPRQALHARTLGFYHPHTNEFVRFDSPLPEDFQMLLEKLRTT; from the coding sequence ATGACGAACCTGATATCAGAGAAAAACTACAGGTTTGAAGTCCCCCCGGGAAAAAGAAAAGAAAGAATAGACGTATATCTTACAAACCTGATCGAAAACGCCACGCGCTCTAAAGTCCAGAAACTCCTCGATGCCGGACTGGTCCTTGTAAACGGGTCTGCTGTAAAACAAAACTATAAAGTAGCCCCGGGCGACCTGGTGATGGTAACTATACCTATTTCACCGCGGCCTGAAAATGCAATGCCCGAGGAAATCCCGCTCGACATCATTTATGAAGATGACTACCTGATCATTGTAAACAAGCCTGCAGGCATGGTGGCCCATCCGGCCTACGCCAACTACACGGGCACACTCGTTAACGCCCTATTGCACCATTCACAGAAATTAAGCAGCGTCAATGATGCGGGCCGACCCGGAATCGTTCACCGCATCGACAAGGACACCAGCGGAATTCTTGTAGTTGCAAAGGATGACGTAACGCACGCAAAGCTTGCCTCCCAGTTTTCAAAGCATACCATTGAAAGGGAATACTGGGCCGTCTGCTGGGGACACTTAAAGGAAAGTCAGGGTGTAATTGAAAAGAATATTGCCCGCAGCAAAAGCGACAGGAAAAAATACGCCGTAAGCGAGACCGAAGGGAAAACTGCAATTACCTATTACACGGTGCTTGAGGAATTTGAATTTGCCTCTTTAATAAAGCTGAATCTTAAAACGGGCCGCACGCACCAGATAAGAGTTCACATGGCTTCAATAAATCACCCCATATTTGGCGACGTCACATATGGCGGAAATAAGATCGTCTACGGTTATGCGCTTCCAAAGATGAAGTCCAGAATTGATAACCTTCTTGAAATAATGCCCCGTCAGGCGCTGCACGCCAGGACGCTGGGATTCTACCACCCGCACACAAATGAGTTTGTCCGTTTCGACTCACCCTTGCCGGAAGATTTCCAGATGCTCCTGGAAAAACTAAGAACCACCTGA
- the lspA gene encoding signal peptidase II yields MRALFVSLFIIIADQITKLYIKGFSIPALHLHHDGMIYGDHRNVIGNFLRVTFVENPGIAFGIDFGTTSKLFLSLFSIAASVGIVYYLYKVRHEKFIMRFALALILGGAVGNLIDRVFYGLFYGYAPLFFGKVVDFIDIDFFDVNFFGYTYDRWPIFNVADMAVSIGVILLIIFSFKTKPASDEQEVEAAHENEK; encoded by the coding sequence TTGAGAGCACTATTCGTATCACTGTTTATTATTATTGCTGACCAGATTACCAAGCTGTATATAAAAGGCTTTTCTATTCCCGCTCTGCATCTGCACCATGACGGGATGATCTATGGAGACCACCGCAACGTTATCGGCAACTTCCTCAGGGTGACTTTTGTGGAGAACCCCGGAATTGCTTTCGGAATAGACTTTGGAACCACTTCCAAACTGTTTTTGTCCCTTTTCTCCATTGCTGCCTCCGTTGGCATCGTCTATTACCTCTATAAAGTAAGACACGAAAAGTTCATCATGCGCTTTGCACTTGCCCTCATTCTGGGCGGCGCGGTAGGTAACCTTATAGACAGGGTTTTCTACGGCCTGTTCTACGGCTATGCGCCATTGTTTTTCGGCAAGGTTGTGGATTTTATAGACATCGACTTCTTCGACGTTAACTTCTTCGGCTATACTTACGACCGCTGGCCAATATTTAATGTGGCAGATATGGCTGTCTCGATAGGCGTGATCTTACTTATCATATTCAGCTTTAAGACTAAACCTGCCTCTGATGAGCAGGAGGTTGAGGCTGCCCATGAAAACGAAAAATAA